TAAAACATTATGACACGATCGGACTCCTAAAGGAACAAGAGAATTCACAAGGGCTTGATGAGGTCGTGCAAAAAGAAGAAAAAAATTTTTCTTCGTTGGACGATATTTTGAGTGATGATTCTATACTGTTCAAAAAAAGTGATCAACAAGTTGCTGATAGTAGATTGTTTGATACTGACAGGTTGAATGAAATCAAACGGGAACAAGAGAACAAACCCGAAGTTATTTCACAGCGGAAGGCTGCAAGTGATTTCGGTATTTATCGAAATTTGTTCAATAAGACGCAGGCAGAAATAGCATCTGGTCAGCGGCAATTGTTGCCATTCAGAAATTACGAATTGCTACCGAAGCATTTTTATGTTTTAAAAGGGCAACTACTGTATATTGATGAAATTGGCGAAGAGGTCAAATTGAATGACAATAGTCAACGCAAGACGGATGCTCGTATGCACGTGGTCTACGACAATGGCACTGAGAATAATCCAACACGAAACGGATTAGCTGCTTCGCTATATGGGAGGCAGGGCCGTATTGTGACGGACCTGGAAGAGAATTTTGAATTAAAAAATGAAGATCGTGTTACCGGATATATTTATATTCTGGAGACTTTGAGTGAAAATCCACAGATAAAAAAAATTCAAGCCGAATACCCACTTTACAAAGTTGGATTTACTACCGGATCCGTTCAGTCAAGAATTGCCAACGCTGCGAATGAACCAACTTATTTGTATGGCCCAGTTCGACTAGTTAGTGAATTAAAAGTCGTTAATTTGAAAGCTGAAACATTGGAAACGGCACTGCATCATGCGCTTTCTCCGTATCAGCTTAATGTAGATATTGAAGCTGGAAATGGCCGAATTATCAATCCACGAGAGTGGTTTACTGCCAAATTGGATGTCATTATTAGCACTGTGCAACATATTGTGGCACAGCTTCTGGAAGCGAACTAATAAGGGATTGTGAGTATGGAGAAAAAGAAGTTTACAGAATATGATATGCGGGATGATTTTACATTTCCGGTATATGTTGGATACGGTCTAATCGAACAAGGTGGGATCGAGGATATCGATCCCAGCCAACAGATTCCAGGGGAGCTAACACGGCGAAATGGGGAAACTTATTTAGAATTAGCTGATAATCCCAGAAAGAAAGATTTTAGGAAGACCGGCATTATTTACAACGATGAAGATAGGGTATCTTCGGAGGAAGATGGTTACACATGGTTTGCTCGTACTTGGGATGGCAGGATACTTTTTGTCATACATAAATATTTTAAGATAGCTTCACATTCTCCCAGCGCATTTAATCACTTCAGTAACGAAACTTCCAAATGGCTGATTAACGATTATTCCATGTCTAGTCAGTATATGCTGGCTAGTGGTGTTTATCAAGCAAGATTATATCTCGATCACATTTATTCTTGGTTCGCCCTTTTTAAGCCCGAACAGGAACTCGAAACAACACCACCCTTAATTTTTTCTAATTTACAATTTGAAGGCAAAACATTTTCCTTGATGGTTGGTGCAGAAGGAAAAGAAAAACATAAGCTTCACTCGTTTGAGCGAACGGCACACACTTTTATCAAGATTAGCTTTGAGGAGACGCAGACAAGAGATTTTATTTATCGTCTAGCAGTTGCTATTCGAAATTTTTTCCAAATTTTGATAGGCAAGGCAATAGGCATTAGTCGTATTATTCTCAATCGAAATAAATCATTTAATCCTAAGACAAAGATAATGAATCCTGAAGATGAACGAGAAAATTGGTTTTTAGATCAATCTTTCCTTCCTCAAACTATTGTTGAAAAAATAGACCAATCAGATTATCCTTATCGCCGGATCTCTGAAAAATTTGATTCTATCTTGAAAAAGTATTTAGCTGATGTGAAACTTCAAAATCTTGTTAGTACATATTTGACTGTAGACCAATTTCAGATACCCGTGAATACTCAAATCATTACCTTGGTATCAGGCATTGAGTCCTATTGCATAGATTTAAAATATCCATCTAATGGGAAACCCATTAAGAGAGCTATTGAAAAACTTCAATATTTTTTTGGGTTACTGGATAACTTGGATGAGTCGGCGCAGCATGTTATAGAAGGAAGAAAAGTAGATGTTCAACTTCTGTTGCAAGGTATGATCGATTCGAGGGATTATATCGTTCATGGTGAAAAGACAGAAAAAGCCCGTTCTGAAACCGAACTTATACCTGATTTGATTATTTTTAAAAATTTAATGCGCAAGGTGATCGCGAAAATAATACTTACGACTGTGGATAAAAACGGTTCATGTAGTGCCTACTAGTCGCGATAAAAAAGCTGATATAACTGAAAGATGAATGACTATGATACAAACTGATGAGAATGATTTATTAAAATCTGAACAAAATAAAACCGCACGCTCCGAATTGACAAAAGTAGTTCGTGAGTTTGTTGACTATAGTGACTGGTGTTATCGAGAAAATGAGGGTAAATATTCGCGAGAAAAAGCACAGGCAAATACTTACATTACAGGAAAAAAGAAATCTTCTGGATCCTCGTCAATATTAATAGGTGGATTGAAATTTGGATGGAATTTTAATCAATCTTGGGGAGGGGCAAAACTTTGGAGCAAGGGCTTTGTTAATAGCGCTGATGTCAATATTGTTTATGATCGATCAGATGAATCTCAAAAAGAATTGAAAGTAGAACAATATGTACACGAATCTCAGGCAAATATTTTTGCAAACATTCCGCTTGGCACACAATCGCCTACTGATGCTCAGATAGAGGAAATCGTTAATGATTTTTGGGAATTTGAGGATCAAATAAACGATTCAAAGAAAGAAATTCAAGACAAAGTTTCTTACAAAAATCAATTTTCAAACGTTCTTCTGGAATCCAAAAACATTATTTTTCGAGGTGCGCCGGGCACGGGTAAGACTTATCTGGCCAAGTCACTTGCGGCTGATATTGTTTCAAATGGTAGAAGCACAGCAACAAAAGATTTGACTGATGAGGAGAAATCCCGTATAGGCTTTGTCCAATTTCATCCTAGCTACGATTATACAGATTTTGTCGAAGGCTTGCGTCCAAAAATCAACGATGATGGCTCAATGGGATTTGAATTACAAGATGGTGTCTTCAAGAAATTTGTTTCTCAGGCACAAGCTAATTTGGACAATTCCCAAAAATCAAAAGAAGATATCCAAAAAGAAGCAACCGCTGACAATAAGATGGATGCTTTCTTTGAGAATATTGAGTTTGGTGGTGATACCTTTTCGACTGTCAACGGCTCGAAATTTACTATTGCTGGCATAGATGACCGGCATATCCGTATTGATGTACCGGGTAACAAAATTTCGGATAAGGTCAGCTTGAATATCCATGAACTACAAAGCATGTTGACGGCTAACCAGGATTTTAAACAAGTTAAAGATGTTAATGTGTTTTTTGGTAAACCGCATGGAACCCAACAGTATTCTTATGATTTAGCACTTTACAAAAAAATTAAAATACGCAACACGCGTCCTACTTTACCAACCGTCCCTCCGAAAAAGAAGAACTTTGTTTTTATCATCGATGAGATTAATCGTGGTGAAATTTCTAAAATTTTTGGTGAATTGTTTTTTGCTATTGACCCAGGTTATCGCGGAACCACTAACGGGGTACTGACACAATATGCGAATTTACATGATGATCCGGGAAGCAAGTTCTCCATACCAGAAAATGTCTATATTATCGGGACAATGAATGATATTGATCGTTCAGTTGATAGTTTTGATTTTGCGATGCGGCGTCGTTTTCGCTTTATCGAAATTAAGGCACAAGACAACATTGGAATGCTGGACGAACTGGATGAACCAAAGCGGCAAATGACAATTCAATGCATGCAATCTTTGAATGATGCGATCGTTAATGTAGAAGGCTTAAACGAAAATTACGCCATTGGTGGCGCATACTTTTTGAAATTGAAACATTTGACTTTTGACGCACTTTGGAACGATTACTTACAGCCTCTTCTCCAAGACTATGTTCGTGGCATGAATGATGAAGAAGGCATCATGCAAAAATTCGAAGCAGCCTATAATCGCGGTTATCAGAGTGCTGCTCAAGATAATGCAGAACGGCCTACTGATCCAGATGGGAATAGCCATTGAAAATTAAGGATAATACTCGTAACCCTGCAGCTGCTTTTCAAGCAATTAGTGGGATTGTGGATCGAATCGGTGATAAGACTCTGGGACAACTTGAAAAAGAGGGGATATTTGTCTTCCCTGATTTGATTGAGGACGCAGAAGATATCACTAAAGATGAGATTGTTCTACAAAAAATCGATAATTGCTATCGTTCGAGCAATGTGATGGGATTTATAGGCTTAGGGAGCGAACGATTGGTCATTGAATCACGTTTTTCAGTGGGTCAACAAGATTATTTTTTTCAGTATCTCTTGGAAAAAGTTTTAGATTTGCCAAACATCTTGAGTTTGAATACAGCTGCGAATCAAGAAAATCGTGTGTTTGATTGGTTCGTATTTTTGTTTCCTTATTATTTAAAATCTGCGATGCGCAAGGGTGCTTATAAGACTTATATTCGCCATGAGTATAACAACAGTAATGTCCGCGGTGTCATTGATATCGCCCGCCATGTTCGACAAAACTCGCCTTTTATTGGTCGAGTTGCTTATAGTCAGAGAGAATTTTCTTACGACAACGATCTCATGGAATTGGTCAGACACACGATCGAATACATTAAAAGCCAGCCTTACGGAAATCACTTGCTGCGTCAAGTAAAAGACCAAGTTGATCTAGTGGTTTCAATAATCGGCAGTTATGGCTATCAGAACAGAAGGAAAATTATTATCAAGAATGAAGACAATCCTGTAAGACATGCCTATTTCCGTGAGTATCGTACGCTCCAGCGCTTGTGCCTAATGATTTTGCGACACGAAAAACATCAAATTGGTTTAGGTCCTGAGCATTTTCACGGTGTCTTGTTCGATGGTGCTTGGCTCTGGGAAGAATATATCAATACCCTGATCGGTTCGGATTTTGATCATCCAATGAACAAGGGCCATAAGGGTGCTCAAGAGCTTTTTTCGACCGATATTCGTCAGCAAGGTTTGATTTACCCTGATTTTTTGAGTAAAGGGACTCAGAATGTCGTCATAGCGGATGCAAAGTATAAGCCAGTTGAGAATATCCAAAATAAAGATTATTTACAAGTTTTGGCCTATATGCTGAGATTTGACGCAAAACACGGTTTTTACCTTTACCCGGAAAGAAATACCGATG
The Oenococcus kitaharae DSM 17330 DNA segment above includes these coding regions:
- a CDS encoding GIY-YIG nuclease family protein, giving the protein MNNLNPIRSLEDIFNDPDATNLLASKPKHHSVSSDPLVEGFQEIIKWVNDHDGQEPQKLRDPAEMQQRKLASRLKGIREDPKRYELLKHYDTIGLLKEQENSQGLDEVVQKEEKNFSSLDDILSDDSILFKKSDQQVADSRLFDTDRLNEIKREQENKPEVISQRKAASDFGIYRNLFNKTQAEIASGQRQLLPFRNYELLPKHFYVLKGQLLYIDEIGEEVKLNDNSQRKTDARMHVVYDNGTENNPTRNGLAASLYGRQGRIVTDLEENFELKNEDRVTGYIYILETLSENPQIKKIQAEYPLYKVGFTTGSVQSRIANAANEPTYLYGPVRLVSELKVVNLKAETLETALHHALSPYQLNVDIEAGNGRIINPREWFTAKLDVIISTVQHIVAQLLEAN
- a CDS encoding McrB family protein; amino-acid sequence: MTMIQTDENDLLKSEQNKTARSELTKVVREFVDYSDWCYRENEGKYSREKAQANTYITGKKKSSGSSSILIGGLKFGWNFNQSWGGAKLWSKGFVNSADVNIVYDRSDESQKELKVEQYVHESQANIFANIPLGTQSPTDAQIEEIVNDFWEFEDQINDSKKEIQDKVSYKNQFSNVLLESKNIIFRGAPGTGKTYLAKSLAADIVSNGRSTATKDLTDEEKSRIGFVQFHPSYDYTDFVEGLRPKINDDGSMGFELQDGVFKKFVSQAQANLDNSQKSKEDIQKEATADNKMDAFFENIEFGGDTFSTVNGSKFTIAGIDDRHIRIDVPGNKISDKVSLNIHELQSMLTANQDFKQVKDVNVFFGKPHGTQQYSYDLALYKKIKIRNTRPTLPTVPPKKKNFVFIIDEINRGEISKIFGELFFAIDPGYRGTTNGVLTQYANLHDDPGSKFSIPENVYIIGTMNDIDRSVDSFDFAMRRRFRFIEIKAQDNIGMLDELDEPKRQMTIQCMQSLNDAIVNVEGLNENYAIGGAYFLKLKHLTFDALWNDYLQPLLQDYVRGMNDEEGIMQKFEAAYNRGYQSAAQDNAERPTDPDGNSH
- a CDS encoding 5-methylcytosine restriction system specificity protein McrC — encoded protein: MKIKDNTRNPAAAFQAISGIVDRIGDKTLGQLEKEGIFVFPDLIEDAEDITKDEIVLQKIDNCYRSSNVMGFIGLGSERLVIESRFSVGQQDYFFQYLLEKVLDLPNILSLNTAANQENRVFDWFVFLFPYYLKSAMRKGAYKTYIRHEYNNSNVRGVIDIARHVRQNSPFIGRVAYSQREFSYDNDLMELVRHTIEYIKSQPYGNHLLRQVKDQVDLVVSIIGSYGYQNRRKIIIKNEDNPVRHAYFREYRTLQRLCLMILRHEKHQIGLGPEHFHGVLFDGAWLWEEYINTLIGSDFDHPMNKGHKGAQELFSTDIRQQGLIYPDFLSKGTQNVVIADAKYKPVENIQNKDYLQVLAYMLRFDAKHGFYLYPERNTDGTGSLNLTLNSGSTYAHNVKPRNDIEVTKLGLKIPCPTNNGYRYEDFKKDISQAEKEFLGRLIAKSSVASSK